ctgcaggaggaggccGTCATTGACGTCTCTGACCTGCAGATCCCTGACATCCAGGTTCCCTTCAACGAGGTTTCCTTCACTGAGGTCCACGCCCAGCTGAGTCCGGAGGAACcgggggagaaagaggagaaacaggatgaagaggagaaggaggaaaaagaggaggaagaggcaaaAGAGGAAGAGCTGGTGGAGGTGGAGAACATAGAGGTGATGGAGAATGTAGAGAATGTAGAGAAGATGATGGAAAACGTAGAAGAAGTGATGGAGAACGTAGAAGAAGTGATGGAGAACGtagaggaggtgatggaggatGTGGATGTTTCTGTGGTTTCTGAGGGAGTCGGTCAGAATTACGCTTTGTCCTCCACTCTGCCCCAGGAGGAGAACCAGGAGTAAAGTCTCCATGTTTAAGGGGTGTTTATGGTCTTTATTGTTTAAGCTTCACAGATATATTCATATTGCACAGGAACCTGAACCCTCCTACACGTTCAGATTTCACTaactaaacaaaaaatgtttgaatgcgTTTTTATATTAAGTTCTACAGCTGATCCGAGAACTGTTATTTTGGTTCCTCTAATGTTCCcctgagtttcctccagagTCTTTAAAGACCATCTGAACAACATTCCCCCAGGATTCCTTTGAGGTTCCCCATGTTCTCCAACATTCCCATTAGCGTTGCCTCAGGTTTTGAGAGGTTCTTCCGAAGTTTATCAGATTCCTCACTAAACATTTTCTTAGGGTTCCTCTATCAGGCTACACGGtccctttaatattcccttagggttcctctatcaggctacaaggtccctttaatattcccttagggttcctctatcaggctacaaggtccctttaatattcccttagggttcctctatcaggctacacggtccctttaatattcccttagggttcctctatcaggctacaaggtccctttaatattcccttagggttcctctatcaggctacaaggtccctttaatattcccttagggttcctctatcaggctacaaggtccctttaatattcccttagggttcctctatcaggctacaaggtccctttaatattcccttagggttcctctatcaggctacaaggtccctttaatattcccttagggttcctctatcaggctacaaggtccctttaatattcccttagggttcctctatcaggctacaaggtccctttaatattcccttagggttcctctatcaggctacaaggtccctttaatattcccttagggttcctctatcaggctacaaggtccctttaatattcccttagggttcctctatcaggctacaaggtccctttaatattcccttaGGGTTCCTCTATCAGGCTACAAGGTTCCTTTAATATTCCCTTAGGGTTCCTCTATCAGGCTACAAGGTCCCTTAAATATTCCCTTAGGGTTCCTCTATCAGGCTACAAGGtccctttaatattcccttagggttcctctatcaggctacaaggtccctttaatattcccttagggttcctctatcaggctacaaggtccctttaatattcccttagggttcctctatcaggctacaaggtccctttaatattcccttagggttcctctatcaggctacaaggtccctttaatattcccttagggttcctctatcaggctacaaggtccctttaatattcccttagggttcctctatcaggctacaaggtccctttaatattcccttagggttcctctatcaggctacaaggtccctttaatattcccttagggttcctctatcaggctacaaggttcctttaatattcccttagggttcctctatcaggctacaaggtccctttaatattcccttagggttcctctatcaggctacaaggtccctttaatattcccttagggttcctctatcaggctacaaggttcctttaatattcccttagggttcctctatcaggctacaaggtccctttaatattcccttagggttcctctatcaggctacaaggtccctttaatattcccttagggttcctctatcaggctacaaggtccctttaatattcccttagggttcctctatcaggctacaaggtccctttaatattcccttagggttcctctatcaggctacaaggttcctttaatattcccttagggttcctctatcaggctacaaggttcctttaatattcccttagggttcctctatcaggctacaaggtccctttaatattcccttagggttcctctatcaggctacaaggtccctttaatattcccttagggttcctctatcaggctacaaggttcctttaatattcccttagggttcctctatcaggctacaaggtccctttaatattcccttagggttcctctatcaggctacaaggtccctttaatattcccttagggttcctctatcaggctacaaggtccctttaatattcccttagggttcctctatcaggctacaaggtccctttaatattcccttagggttcctctatcaggctacaaggtccctttaatattcccttagggttcctctatcaggctacaaggtccctttaatattcccttagggttcctctatcaggctacaaggtccctttaatattcccttagggttcctctatcaggctacaaggtccctttaatattcccttaGGGTTCCTCTATCAGGCTACAAGGGGCCTCTATGGTTCTTTTGCGATAATGCCCGGAGGTTCTCCTGATGTATGTTGTCAGATACATTACCAGCGCTGGCTTTTAATTGCACCTCTTTTAActaacatttgaataaacttcaatcactgtttttattttgaaaacctgCTGCCAAAGACACTTCCCGTTACAGGTGTTACGTTCCATCAATTAAATAATATGTGTTAcgacttcctgtctctgttctGTTCACACCACCTGTGGTAAAATCATATCTTTATTGTACAAGAACACCTGTAATTTCATATATTCTTTTAATGTAGAAACACGTGGAACACTTAAATATCTGTAAACTCATTTGTTAGGGTACCAAAGAACCATCAGCACCTAACCCTAGGCTTAAGAAGCTAATCATGCTAACCGAGTAAACCATTGTCAAACTGAAGTGCCAGTAGTGACTTTagtcattcaaatataaaatataggAACCCAGTCTGTGTGAGCTGCTGCTCGTCCAGCACCTCACTGAACCCAGTCTGTGTGAGGTGCTGCTCGTCCAGCAGCTCACTGAACCCAGTCTGTGTGAGCTGCTGCTCGTCCAGCAGCTCACTGAACCCAGTCTGTGTGAGCTGCTGCTCGTCCAGCAGCTCACTGAACCCAGTCTGTGTGAGCTGCTGCTCGTCCAGCAGCTCACTGAACCCAGTCTGTGTGAGCTGCTGCTCGTCCAGCAGCTCACTGAACCCAGTCTGTGTGAGCTGCTGCGTGGACGAGCAGCAGAGGACATCCTGTACTGATCCGCTAGTGATCTAATTAAAACACAGCTGGATCATGGTTCTCCTAAGCGTCATAACCAGGCTCCTTATGGATCATATTATTGATGTTCATGTGATGGTGGAAAACCTCAGTATTGCCTGTCGTCAAATGACAGGCATTACACAGAAAGGGGCGGGGCCTGCCCTAGAGGCCAAGTGAGCTTTACAAATCTTCATCACTGATCTATACAGGTGTCATGTCAGGTTTATATCATGCAAAATGATCCTAGACAGGGTTTGTGATGAAGAGCACTTTATTGAAGAGGTTGGATCAGATCTTGTTGAAGGCAGCGACGTCCATCGACTGAACAAAGTCCTCGAACGCTGTGATCTGCTCCTCCAGCAGGTCAGTGCCCacctgtaaacacatttaatattatatatacatacatacatacacgcataaacaaacatacacGCATGCATACACACCTTGTCGTCCTCCACCACACAGTTGATCTGCAGCTTTTTGATGCCATAACCCACCGGCAACAGCTTGGCTGAAACGCAGATACACATCAATAAATACCCCTGCAGTCTGAATATTCATAAATACACATCAATAAATACCCCCTGCAGTCTGAATATTCATAAATACACATCAATAAATACTCCTGCAGTCTGAATATTCATAAATACACATCAATAAATACTCCTGCAGTCTGAATATTCATAAATACACATCAATAAATACTCCTGCAGTCTGAATATTCATAAATACACATCAATAAATACTCCTGCAGTCTGAATATTCATAAATACACATCAATAAATACTCCTGCAGTCTGAATATTCATAAATACACATCAATAAATACCCCTGCAGTCTGAATATTCATAAATACACATCAATAAATACTCCTGCAGTCTGAATATTCATAAATACACATCAATAAATACCCCTGCAGTCTGAATATTCATAAATACACATCAATAAATACCCCTGCAGTCTGAATATTCATAAATACACATCAATAAATACCCCTGCAGTCTGAATAttcatatataaataataaagagcGAGCAGGTTTCAGATCAGAGAGTCATCACGGTTCAGCCGAAAGATGGTAAATGAGATCATCATCAACCTGCACTCTTTATTATAGGACCTTCATATTGATATTCCTCATGacactatgctgtattgatattcctcatgatactatgctgtattgatattcctcatgatactatgctgtattgatattgatattcctcatgacactatgctgtattgatattcctcatgacactatgctgtattgatattcctcatgacactatgctgtattgatattcctcatgacactatgctgtattgatattcctcatgacactatgctgtattgatattcctcatgacactatgctgtattgatattcctcatgatactatgctgtattgatattccacatgatactatgctgtattgatattcctcatgacactatgctgtattgatattcttcatgacactatgctgtattgatattcctcatgacactatgctgtattgatattcctcatgacactatgctgtattgatattccacatgacactatgctgtattgatattcctcatgacactatgctgtattgatattcctcatgacactatgctgtattgatattcctcatgacactatgctgtattgatattgatattcctcatgacactatgctgtattgatattccacatgacactatgctgtattgatattcctcatgatactatgctgtattgatattcctcatgatactatgctgtattgatattcctcatgatactatgctgtattgatattcctcatgacactatgctgtattgatattcctcatgatactatgctgtattgatattcctcatgatactatgctgtattgatattcctcatgacactatgctgtattgatattcctcatgacactatgctgtattgatattcctcatgacactatgctgtattgatattccacatgacactatgctgtattgatattcctcatgacactatgctgtattgatattcctcatgacactatgctgtattgatattccacatgacactatgctgtattgatattcctcatgacactatgctgtattgatattccacatgatactatgctgtattgatattcctcatgacactatgctgtattgatattcctcatgacactatgctgtattgatattcctcatgacactatgctgtattgatattccacatgacactatgctgtattgatattccacatgacactatgctgtattgatattcctcatgacactatgctgtattgatattcctcatgacactatgctgtattgatattcttcatgacactatgctgtattgatattgatattcctcatgacactatgctgtattgatattcCTCATGATACTCACACTGTCCCCAGATCAGCCCGTCCATCTTGATGCTCCTCACgtgctcctccagctgcttcaTGTCCGTCTCGTCGTCCCAGGGCTTCACGTCCAATAGGAGCGAGGACTTGGCGATGATGGTGGGctctggggtgggggggggggggggtgtcagttaccatggcaacaaatCAGCTGCGCCACAGAAAGCGTCACAAGGGTCTCTCAGAATAAAGCATGGTGTCCATCAGGGGTCAGTTGAAAGATGGTGATTTGTTGATCATCATAGAGCAGAGCTTTGATTGGTGGGTTTCCACCTGTCACTCACTTTTGGATTTCTTAGCGGCGTACTGAGCCAGGCGCTCCTCCTTCAGACGCTCCGCCTCCTCGTCCTCCTGACAGACAAAACCCagggacaaacacacaggttaGTGTAAGGCACTGAGGGTAAAGAcaaaactaaagacagggagacacTGACATGTCCTCGCAAAGGATAAACACagggagacacactgacatGATGTCCTCAGGAAGGATAAAGACAGGGAGACACTGACATGTCCTCGCAAAGGATAAACACagggagacacactgacatGATGTCCTCGCAAAGGATAAACACAGGGAGACACTGACATGATGACCTCAGGAAGGATAAAGACAGGGAGACACTGACATGATGACCTCAGGAAGGAtaaagacagggagacacactgacatGATGTCCTCAGGAAGGAtaaagacagggagacacactgacatGATGACCTCAGGAAGGAtaaagacagggagacacactgacatGATGTCCTCAGGAAGGAtaaagacagggagacacactgacatGATGACCTCAGGAAGGAtaaagacagggagacacactgacatGATGTCCTCAGGAAGGAtaaagacagggagacacactgacatGATGACCTCAGGAAGGAtaaagacagggagacacactgacatGATGACCTCAGGAAGGAtaaagacagggagacacactgacatGATGTCCTCAGGAAGGAtaaagacagggagacacactgacatGATGACCTCAGGAAGGAtaaagacagggagacacactgacatGATGACCTCACGAGGGAtaaagacagggagacacactgacatGATGACCTCACGAAGGAtaaagacagggagacacactgacatGATGTCCTCACGAGGGAtaaagacagggagacacactgacatGATGACCTCACGAAGGAtaaagacagggagacacactgacatGATGACCTCACAAAGGAtaaagacagggagacacactgacatGATGTCCTCACGAGGGAtaaagacagggagacacactgacatGATGACCTCAGGAAGGAtaaagacagggagacacactgacatGATGACCTCACGAGGGAtaaagacagggagacacactgacatGATGACCTCACCTCCTCGTCGGAGCCGAACAAGTCGATGTCGTCGTCATCGTCCTCCACCTTGGCAGCTGAAGGGGCGGGGCCGGAGGTGGTATCGGCCACTCCTGGGGGGCCGTATTGACCGAGTGGTTTCTTTACACCTGGGAGGCTGAgagagggggcggggcttaataaAGTTATGTCcaacacacctgtacacacacctgaGGCTTCAATCACCTGTTTCTCTGGCTGTAGGACAGGATGTGGTTGTACCAGCGCAGAGCATGCACCAGATCAGCTGATGGAGCTCCGGGGAGGGAATCGAACACCGCCACGTCCGCCTGCGACGGGACGTAcctgcacacaggaagtgatggcAACACATAGGAAGTGAGTTCAACACCTGGGAGAACAGTGACCCTTTACACTGAATAACGTGACATTAAGTGTGAGCAGGTTTCAGATCAAAGAGTGACATCACAGTTCAGCCGAAAGATGGTGAGAATGATCATCATAAACCTGCACACACCTTGGTACACACTTTTAAAATCACTAGCCTGTTTAAGGAGTCCTGTGGAATGCTTACTAGCATTAGCTAATATAGTCTGTTTATATTTCAGTAACTCACAATCCTCATTTAATAATCAGCTTTATAATAACTATAATCATTGTCAGTTTTCTGAGGAGCTTCTGATTAAAACCATCCGGTATTAATAATCCCTGTTCTGTAACAGTTCATTATGAGTTCTCATGTTATTAATGGCACTTGTAAACTGCTGCTTCTCCTGTCTGTAGCCATGGTTGTGTATTGTTTCATtactaaagtgtgttttctggaTGACTGACTGTTTAGCTGCTGTAACACtgttaaccatgtgactcactgacaataacccggactgcacatcaaactgcacttttgcacaataacttttacCCGTATCAAgcaatgtaaatatatgtaacAATCCGGATACATTTTGTGAAGATGTTcattgaagtccttaattccGTTTTTTGTCCAAACAGATTCTTACCAGTACATCCTTTTAAtcattgtatttgtgttttattaccccgtgtgaaccacactgtcctgtttttcactcttctctgttgctgcttaaaccactgaatttccccaccGGGATTAACAAAGGTCCATCTTaatgtccccgctgtgggactaataaaggttCTCACTTTGAAGACAGGTGGCACGTCACAGCAGCACTGTTAGCACCACGTGGCGCCATGCTAACCAAAGACACTTCTTCACCC
The Eleginops maclovinus isolate JMC-PN-2008 ecotype Puerto Natales chromosome 24, JC_Emac_rtc_rv5, whole genome shotgun sequence DNA segment above includes these coding regions:
- the eef1b2 gene encoding elongation factor 1-beta, yielding MGFGDLKSPSGLKVLNGFLSDRSYIEGYVPSQADVAVFDSLPGAPSADLVHALRWYNHILSYSQRNSLPGVKKPLGQYGPPGVADTTSGPAPSAAKVEDDDDDIDLFGSDEEEDEEAERLKEERLAQYAAKKSKKPTIIAKSSLLLDVKPWDDETDMKQLEEHVRSIKMDGLIWGQSKLLPVGYGIKKLQINCVVEDDKVGTDLLEEQITAFEDFVQSMDVAAFNKI